TCTTCCGAATTCGCTCAGCCAATCGGATTTCGGCACTGAACGATTCGGGCAGAACGAAAGAAGCCCACTTCTATCAAGCGATAGTGAGATACCAAGTGTGTCAAGTACACTTGGCACAAAACGTGCCAAACACTGTGTCTTGGGAAAAGCGCTTTGTGACTGAAAATTCTCTCTAGAGGAAGAGTGCTGATTGGAATTCCATGGAGAAATTTAGGAGCCTAATCGGCGCATCAAGAACTGCCTGAACGTAACTGAGCGCTTTAATTATGGTTATTGAGGCGTCGATTAGGCGCAAGGGCACAATTATCTGCGCCGACACGGCGCATCAAGTGAGCTTGAATGTATCAAGCTGCCGTCTCAACATATGGCGTGAGATGCCCAACAGGCGACATGCTTCACTTTTACTACCGCCGGAACTGGCCAGAGCTTCCAGGAGGAGGTTCCGTTTCAGCCCGGCGACTACATCCACATACGATGGACGGGGAGGAAAATGGACGATCCAATATTTAGAAGTGGGAACGGCAGCTTCCGATTCCAAGAAATCGAACTGAAGCTGCGGACCCGGCGATACAATGAGTGCTCTTTCGAGAACATTGCGAAGCTCCCGAATATTTCCCGGCCATTTGTACCCGCAGAGCTTTGCCAATTCCTCAGGTGGAACGGTGGGTCTCGTGGGGAGCTTGAGTTTTTGCCCCAATTCAGAGATGATCTGTTCGGCCAGTGCGGGCAAATCTTCTATCCTGTCAACCAGTGACGGCACCCGTAAAGACAGAACGTTTAACCTGTAGAACAGGTCACGACGGAAGCGTTTTTTCAAAACCTCCTTTTTCAAATTCCTGTTTGTAGCCGCAAGCAATCTTGCGTTCACTTTTACCGGTTTCTCTCCACCGACTCTGGTAAACGATCGATTATCAAGAAAGGTCAGCAGCTTTGCCTGAAGATGCGTGGGCAGCTCTCCGATTTCGTTCAGCAGGAGCGTCCCTCCTTCTGCAAGCTCCAGGAGACCTTTCTTTCTTTTATTCGCTCCCGTAAAGGCCCCTGGTTCATGACCGAAAAGTTCCGATTCCGCGAGTTCGGGAGGAATGGCCGCGCAATTAAGGGTGTAAAAGGGGCCGTTTGCGCGGGCGGAATTGTCATGGATAAAACGCGCCAAATAGTCTTTGCCTGCTCCACTCTCACCGGTGATCAAGACGATGATATCTGTCATTGCGGCTACGCGGGCTTCTTCCACAACCGCACGCATAACAGGTGAAAGGCTGTCCTGGATTGAGGACTCGGAAGCATGAGCAGCCCGTTCCGTGATTCTGCGGAAAATGCCGCAAATTCCAGCAATCCGGCCGTCTTTGTCTCTAATTGGAGCGCGAATTTCCAGGAATCTCATAGGGAGGTTGTTTATTGGTCTCGTATGCTCCATCTCTACAGATTCCCCCGATAACACACGTGTATCCAATTCGTGAAGACGATCGGCAGCTTCTTGACCGAAAAGATCCTTGTCTTGAAGCTTTATAATCTCCGAGGCCGGCAGGTTCAGAAGTTTTTCCATGGAAGGATTGACAATCACGTATTTTAGGCTCTCATCCTTTATGAACACACAATCTGTGGAGGTCCTGATAATTGCACTGAACTGCTCTTCAAATCGTTGCAATGCTTCTTGGGCTCGTCTCCGTTCGGCTACTTCCACACGAAGTTCCCTGTTTGCCCAAGCTAATTCCTTCGTATTTTCTGCGATGCGTAGCTCCTGTTCGGTCAGGATTTTCCGTGCTTCCTCCTCTGCACGTTTCCGCTCGGTTATGTCGACTATCACTGCAACCGCAGCCTCAACTCGGGAATCCGGATCGCGTATTGGGGTACACGTCACATCTCCCCAAAAAACGGAACCATCTTTTCTCATGTAGCGCTTTTCCAAACGATAAAAGTCAATCTCTCCGCGAATGAGAGATTGCAGCTTCTCGTTTGAGGCATCAAAATCCTCGTGAGAAGATACGTCCTTGGGAGTAAGACATTTGGCTTCTTCGGCGGAGTATCCGAACATTCTTTCAAAGGCCGCATTTACGTACATGATGGACTTGGTATCGCTGAGCATGGTGACAGCTTGCCCCAGGTTATCTATGGCAGCCCGAAAGTTTGCTTCGCTCTCACGCAGTTCTCGTTGTGCCTGCGTCCGTTCGCTCATCTCTGCGATAATGCCTACCGCTGCTCCCACGCGTCCGCCGAGACTGCGCATGCGGGTGATACTGAGATCACCCCAGAATAAACTACCGTCCTTTCGAGCAAATAGCTTTTTCATGCGAAAAGAACCGGCATCTCCACAGAGAACCGCCTTGAATTTCTCTTCGAAGATATGGGAATACTCAGGATGCATCATGTCCCGGCACCTTAAGAACAGAGCTTCCTCAGCACTATAACCGAACATCTGTTCCCACGCTGCGTCAACTTGCGTGAGGCCTCCACTGTCATTCACGACGAATATGCCGTGAATGACTTTGCGAAGAGTTGTCCGGATGGCTTCACTTTCTGCATATTCCTCTTCTCTCCGGTTCATATTTTCACTATCACGAGCGATTGTCAAAAGAGCTTTTCTCCCGTCCACCCAGTCGATCTCCAGCTCTTGAGCCACGATTGAACGACCCGTTTGAACGATCTCACATTCCAAATCATGGACAAGCGACTCCACTGCTTCGTGTGGTAGTTCATTCGATAAGCCATTCATCCCCGAACTAGCACCAAGACAGCGGTTATGGCCGTTATCTTTAATTCTTTCCTGCTCGCCAAGCACTTCTTCGGCCTGCACATTGGCAAAGAGGATTTCATCACTAAGCTTATCGGTCACCCATACTGCGGCATCGATATTCTGTAGGACACCAATCAAAAGCTGGTGTGTATTACTCCCAGTCTGTCGACAGACTCTATCCATTTCCGGTCCCTCTATCTATGACCGTTTCGAAGAAAAAGGCATCGAAACGG
The sequence above is a segment of the Desulfomonile tiedjei DSM 6799 genome. Coding sequences within it:
- a CDS encoding sigma 54-interacting transcriptional regulator, yielding MDRVCRQTGSNTHQLLIGVLQNIDAAVWVTDKLSDEILFANVQAEEVLGEQERIKDNGHNRCLGASSGMNGLSNELPHEAVESLVHDLECEIVQTGRSIVAQELEIDWVDGRKALLTIARDSENMNRREEEYAESEAIRTTLRKVIHGIFVVNDSGGLTQVDAAWEQMFGYSAEEALFLRCRDMMHPEYSHIFEEKFKAVLCGDAGSFRMKKLFARKDGSLFWGDLSITRMRSLGGRVGAAVGIIAEMSERTQAQRELRESEANFRAAIDNLGQAVTMLSDTKSIMYVNAAFERMFGYSAEEAKCLTPKDVSSHEDFDASNEKLQSLIRGEIDFYRLEKRYMRKDGSVFWGDVTCTPIRDPDSRVEAAVAVIVDITERKRAEEEARKILTEQELRIAENTKELAWANRELRVEVAERRRAQEALQRFEEQFSAIIRTSTDCVFIKDESLKYVIVNPSMEKLLNLPASEIIKLQDKDLFGQEAADRLHELDTRVLSGESVEMEHTRPINNLPMRFLEIRAPIRDKDGRIAGICGIFRRITERAAHASESSIQDSLSPVMRAVVEEARVAAMTDIIVLITGESGAGKDYLARFIHDNSARANGPFYTLNCAAIPPELAESELFGHEPGAFTGANKRKKGLLELAEGGTLLLNEIGELPTHLQAKLLTFLDNRSFTRVGGEKPVKVNARLLAATNRNLKKEVLKKRFRRDLFYRLNVLSLRVPSLVDRIEDLPALAEQIISELGQKLKLPTRPTVPPEELAKLCGYKWPGNIRELRNVLERALIVSPGPQLQFDFLESEAAVPTSKYWIVHFPPRPSYVDVVAGLKRNLLLEALASSGGSKSEACRLLGISRHMLRRQLDTFKLT